A portion of the Rhodospirillales bacterium genome contains these proteins:
- the gloB gene encoding hydroxyacylglutathione hydrolase gives MSRLEIHQIPVLSDNYVYLAHCPETGATGVVDPAVTGPVLEAAAQKGWQITHILNTHHHGDHTGGNIGIKNATGCTIVGPGADRDRIPGIDIGIDEGDICTLGNAEAKVFFCPGHTRGHIAFWFADSDALFCGDTMFAMGCGRLFEGTPAQMWTSLQKFMKLPGETRIYCAHEYTQANGRFALSVEPDNRDLIQRITEVDAKREQDIPTVPSTLAEERATNPFLRPESPLLQKTIGMVGGDPVAVFAETRLRKDNF, from the coding sequence ATGAGCCGTCTCGAAATCCACCAGATCCCCGTTCTGTCGGACAACTACGTTTACCTCGCCCATTGTCCCGAGACCGGCGCGACGGGCGTCGTCGATCCCGCCGTGACCGGCCCTGTGCTGGAGGCAGCCGCGCAAAAGGGCTGGCAGATCACGCACATCCTCAACACTCACCACCACGGCGACCACACCGGCGGCAACATCGGGATCAAGAATGCCACCGGCTGCACGATCGTCGGTCCCGGAGCCGACCGCGACCGCATTCCCGGCATCGATATCGGGATCGACGAGGGTGACATCTGCACGCTGGGCAATGCCGAGGCGAAGGTCTTTTTCTGCCCGGGCCATACCCGGGGCCATATCGCCTTCTGGTTTGCTGATTCCGATGCGCTGTTCTGCGGCGACACCATGTTCGCCATGGGCTGCGGCCGCCTGTTCGAAGGCACCCCGGCCCAGATGTGGACCTCGCTGCAGAAGTTCATGAAACTGCCCGGAGAGACCCGCATCTACTGCGCCCACGAGTACACCCAGGCCAACGGCCGCTTCGCGCTCTCGGTCGAGCCCGACAACCGGGACCTCATTCAGCGCATAACCGAGGTCGACGCCAAACGCGAGCAGGATATCCCCACCGTGCCTTCGACGCTCGCCGAGGAACGCGCCACGAACCCCTTCCTCAGGCCCGAAAGCCCGCTGCTGCAAAAGACCATCGGTATGGTCGGCGGCGATCCCGTCGCCGTGTTCGCCGAAACCCGCCTCCGGAAGGACAACTTCTAG
- a CDS encoding prephenate dehydratase, whose amino-acid sequence MTADNTIAFQGKPGAYSHLACREVHPEMAVLPCASFEDVFQAVESGAARLAMMPIENSLAGRVADVHRLMPHSSLHIVGEHFQRVNHHLLAVPGATVDSLVTVHSHVQALDQCRSRLRTMGLTPMVHADTAGAARDITERGDPSHGAIASELAGKIYGLDVLGTEMEDGAHNHTRFLILSREAVVPDPGPEPLITSMVFRVRSVPAALYKALGGFATNGVNLTKIESYMLDGTFSAAQFYADADGHPDERLMRLALEELEFHAREVRILGTYPAHHYRDEAQKRVAGDD is encoded by the coding sequence ATGACTGCCGACAACACCATTGCCTTCCAGGGCAAGCCCGGAGCCTATTCGCACCTGGCTTGCCGCGAGGTCCATCCTGAGATGGCGGTGCTGCCGTGTGCATCGTTCGAGGACGTGTTCCAGGCGGTCGAGAGCGGCGCGGCGCGGCTCGCCATGATGCCGATCGAGAATTCGCTCGCCGGGCGCGTTGCCGATGTCCATCGCCTGATGCCGCATTCCTCGCTCCACATCGTGGGTGAGCACTTCCAGCGGGTGAACCACCATCTTCTGGCCGTGCCCGGTGCAACGGTCGATTCGCTGGTAACTGTTCATTCGCACGTCCAGGCGCTCGACCAGTGTCGCAGCCGCCTGCGCACCATGGGGCTGACGCCCATGGTTCATGCCGACACGGCCGGTGCCGCGCGCGACATCACCGAGCGCGGTGACCCGTCACATGGCGCGATCGCGTCGGAACTGGCCGGCAAGATCTACGGTCTCGACGTTCTCGGCACAGAGATGGAAGACGGCGCGCACAACCACACCCGCTTCCTGATCCTCTCGCGCGAGGCGGTGGTGCCGGACCCCGGCCCGGAGCCTCTGATCACCAGCATGGTGTTCCGCGTGCGCAGCGTGCCCGCCGCCCTCTACAAGGCGCTCGGCGGGTTCGCGACAAACGGCGTGAACCTGACAAAGATCGAGAGCTACATGCTCGACGGCACGTTCAGCGCCGCCCAGTTCTATGCCGACGCCGACGGGCATCCCGATGAACGCCTGATGCGCCTGGCTCTGGAAGAGCTCGAATTCCATGCCCGCGAGGTGCGCATCCTCGGGACCTACCCGGCGCACCATTACCGCGACGAAGCCCAGAAGCGCGTGGCGGGCGATGACTGA
- a CDS encoding 3-deoxy-manno-octulosonate cytidylyltransferase: protein MAAIVLIPARLASTRLPGKPLAEIAGAPMIVQVWRRAMEADCGRVAVAAAEPEIADAVAAAGGEAVLTDPDLPSGSDRIFQALQRLDPDGEADTVINVQGDLPTLDPQAIRSAVDALAAGNADLATLVAEIDDAAERTDPSVVKAVVSWQDSGYGRALYFTRATAPTGEGPLWHHVGLYVYRRAALEEFVGLPVSDLERRERLEQLRALEAGMTIAVARVDSIPPGVDTPADLERARAILAPVA, encoded by the coding sequence ATGGCCGCGATTGTCTTGATTCCGGCGCGTTTGGCGTCCACGCGCCTTCCCGGCAAGCCTTTGGCGGAGATCGCGGGGGCACCCATGATCGTGCAGGTCTGGCGTCGTGCCATGGAGGCCGATTGCGGTCGCGTCGCAGTCGCTGCGGCGGAGCCCGAAATCGCCGACGCCGTGGCGGCTGCCGGTGGCGAGGCCGTGCTCACCGATCCCGACCTTCCGTCGGGCTCCGACCGCATCTTCCAGGCCTTGCAGCGTCTCGATCCCGACGGCGAAGCCGACACGGTCATCAACGTTCAGGGCGACCTTCCGACACTCGATCCCCAGGCGATCCGAAGCGCCGTGGACGCGCTCGCCGCCGGCAACGCCGATCTCGCAACCCTTGTCGCCGAAATCGATGACGCCGCCGAACGGACGGATCCCAGTGTGGTCAAGGCCGTGGTGAGCTGGCAGGACAGCGGCTACGGCCGTGCGCTCTATTTCACACGCGCCACCGCGCCAACGGGTGAGGGGCCGCTGTGGCATCACGTGGGGCTTTATGTCTACCGGCGCGCGGCGCTGGAAGAATTCGTCGGACTGCCCGTGAGCGATCTCGAACGGCGCGAACGGCTGGAGCAGTTGCGTGCGCTCGAAGCGGGCATGACGATCGCCGTGGCGCGCGTTGACTCGATTCCGCCCGGTGTCGATACTCCGGCCGATCTTGAGCGGGCACGCGCCATTCTGGCGCCGGTTGCCTGA